The nucleotide window CGCCAGATCGAACTGGTAGGTGTCCATCGCCAGCGTCACGCGGTCCACCGTATTCGAGAGCCGCACAAGCAGCCATCGATCCGCCAGATCAGTCACCCGGGCATCCCGGTTCCACTCCCGCGCCAGCTGCTGCAGCGAGAATCGGGTGATGTTCCAGAGCTTGGTCTGGAAGCGCGAGGCCGCGACCACGTCGTTCCAGTTGAACATGATGTCGGAACCCGTCGCCGCCCCGAGGGCTGACCACTGGCGGAACGCGTCGGCGCCGTACTTCTCCAGGATCTCCTCGGGAGCGATGATGTTCCCGCGGCTCTTGCTCATCTTGAATCCGTCCTCCCCGAGCACCATGCCGTTGACCAGGATGGCATCCCACGGACGGACGCCTGTGAGCGCGACGGAGCGGAGGATGGTGTAGAACGCCCAGGTGCGGATGATGTCGTGCCCCTGCGGGCGGAGCTGGGCGGGGTAGAAGGGCGGGGCGTCGGGACCCCCGTCCCAGCCGGTCACGTTCAGGGCCGAGATGGAGGAGTCCATCCAGGTGTCCAGGACGTCCTCCTCCCCGACGAATTCCCGGGAGCCGCAGTTCGGGCAGGGATCCCGGGGCTGCTCCAGAGTGGGATCGACGGGCAGGCGGTCGTAGCTCGGGACGACCATCGCACTGCAGCGGCGGCAGAACCAGACCGGAATCGGGGTGGCAAAGATGCGCTGCCGCGAGATGCACCAGTCCCACTCCATGGACTTCACCCAGTTCTCCAGGCGGGTCAGCATGTGATCCGGCGTCCAGCAGACCTCCCGCGCCGCCTGCAGGATCTCTTCGGGGCGGATGGCGATGAACCACTGGCGCTCGCTCAGGATCTCGATCGGGGTCTTGCACCGCCAGCAGACCCCCACCCGCTGCTCCAGGGTCTCCTGCCTCTTGAGGATCCCCTTCTCCTTCATATCCCGCAGGATGCTCTCCCGGCACTCCTTCACGCTCATCCCGGCGTACGGTCCCGCGATCTGCGTCATCCTTCCCGCGCGGTCGATCGCCTTGCGGAGCGGGAGGGCGTGCTGTTTCCACCAGTGCACGTCCTGCTTGTCCCCGAAGGTGCAGATCATCACCGCCCCGGAACCGAACGCGGGATCGACCGCCTCGTCCTGCAACACCGGCACCTCATGGCAGAAGAAGGGGACGCGGAGGGTCCTGCCCGCCAGGTCCCGGAAACGCTCGTCCGCGGGGTGAACGGCGACGGCGGTGCAGGCGGCGAGCAGCTCCGGACGCGTGGTGGCGATCTCCACTCCGCCGAAGTCAAAGTAGGTGAGGACCGTGCTCCGCG belongs to Methanomicrobiales archaeon and includes:
- a CDS encoding valine--tRNA ligase is translated as MVVQQELPKHYDFAEVERRWQETWKDEDNFFDPRSDAPRFIIDTPPPYPTGNFHIGNALNWCYIDFVARYRRMQGYNVMFPQGWDCHGLPTEVKVEEIHGITKNDVPRERFRQMCRDLTEKNIELMRQTLRRLGYSIDWSHEYITMRPEYYRKTQASFLRMLAKNYIYQTEHPVNYCTRCETAIAFAEVAYVPRSTVLTYFDFGGVEIATTRPELLAACTAVAVHPADERFRDLAGRTLRVPFFCHEVPVLQDEAVDPAFGSGAVMICTFGDKQDVHWWKQHALPLRKAIDRAGRMTQIAGPYAGMSVKECRESILRDMKEKGILKRQETLEQRVGVCWRCKTPIEILSERQWFIAIRPEEILQAAREVCWTPDHMLTRLENWVKSMEWDWCISRQRIFATPIPVWFCRRCSAMVVPSYDRLPVDPTLEQPRDPCPNCGSREFVGEEDVLDTWMDSSISALNVTGWDGGPDAPPFYPAQLRPQGHDIIRTWAFYTILRSVALTGVRPWDAILVNGMVLGEDGFKMSKSRGNIIAPEEILEKYGADAFRQWSALGAATGSDIMFNWNDVVAASRFQTKLWNITRFSLQQLAREWNRDARVTDLADRWLLVRLSNTVDRVTLAMDTYQFDLALRELRDFAWNVLADNYIELVKGRLYGDGGGRDSACRALDITLDALFRMLAPFMPHFAEESYHHLREGGSGSVHAQSWVNLSFDDHDAARDGEILAKVVSEIRRFKHDRGMALNAPLGRVTVYAPGVIDDGGDASRALNAEVQFRSGEPRLERTVGDVRFNMAVVGKTLRKKAPAFMQAIRALPPEQLLSPPETVSLDGEDVPIPPDAFAPEFTYQVEGKRVDVLTLDGIIVTVERG